The Deltaproteobacteria bacterium IMCC39524 region AACGGGCACAAAGAAGGAGATAATCCCGGCAATTCCTATACCGAGCATCAGCCAGCCTCCAATGTCTTTCAGGAGGCCTGAAAAGGCATAAACCAACCCTTTTTCAATTCTGCTCCCCAGGGATTCTTTTTGCGGCAAATCTTTTCCTTCGCTATTTGAAAGAGAAGAACATTCACAACCTTCTTGAGGGGAAGTTGCCTTGATCTCTTTCGTGTCTGGAATCATGTTGATGAAAACCCCTGTGACCACAGCCGTTATGAATGCAGCTATTGGGCGTACGATTGTCATCAGTGGATCAAGTAGTGCCCAGGTAATGGCAATGGAATCGACTCCTGTCTCAGGCACTGATACAAGGAATGATGCTGTGGCACCTTTACTTGCTCCCTGTTTACGCAAACCTATTGCCACAGGGATTACACCACATGAGCAGAGAGGTAGGGGAATGCCAAACAATGATGCCTTGAGTACAGATCGAGTGCCGTTCTGGCCAAGGTGTTTTGCAACAAGGTCTTCAGGTATGAGTGCTTTGAGAATACCCGCAGCAAAGAAGCCGAAGAGGACATAGGGGGCCGCCTCCTTCAGGATATCCCAACATTCAAATAAAATTCCTGTTATTACGTTGTACATGTGGCTCTTCTTCCAATGAAGGCTGTAAACTTGCAGCCTAGCATTCTTGTATATGCTCGATCATTTGCGAAAGAAGCTGATGTACATGCTCATCAGCCAGCGAGTAATAGGCTATTTTCCCCTCCCGGCGAAAGCGCACAATGCCTTTGGTACGCAATAGTCTGAGTTGGTGAGAAACCGCCGAGGATGATGTTTCCAGAATGGCTGCTAGGTCACAGACACACAATTCTGTTGTACTCAAGGCCTGAACGATGCGGATACGAGAAAGATCCCCAAGCAGACTGAAGACCTCTGCTGTTTCAGCCAGAGTTGTAGAATCTGGCATGCTTTTTTGTGCTAGCTCGACTTTGTCTTTGTTTATAACGTTGACTTGGCAGGTGTCTTTTTCCATACAATCCTCATTTCAATATGTATTCACACGTTTCATTATGTATGGGAAGTCTTCAATTGTCAATTTTGGAGAAGGGCTTTATTTTCCAATATGTTCGGCGCTGGGGATGTTTCTCAGAAGTCACCACTTCCGAGAGGAAAATCGGCTTCTTGTTGATAGAGGTATTCAGTAAGCTCTTTAATCCACAAAATGATGGCCACCAAGGGTCGAATCCTGGTGGTCTTTTCCTATATTGCAGCCATTATAAAAAGCCCACTAATAGTCATCATTCTGTAAAACAAAATTCAGGAGAAGGATTTACAAAAAAAGCGATCCGAACAGGATTGTTCTACCTGAATATGCTTTGAGACTTTAGTAGCTGCCATGAAACGAGACGGCTTGCAATTATCAAATCTACTGCTACGGTTTTAATTCCATTTTAAGCTATATGGTATGGCTTTATAAATGGTACTTGCTTACGGGAAAGCAAAAAAAATCAGCTTCAGAGGAGGTCGAACATGGGAACTCATTTCATTACTGACGAATGCACAAATTGCGCAGCATGTGCGCCGGTATGTCCTGTTGAAGCAATCAGCGAGCAGGGTGAGGTGCACGAGATCGAGATGGAGACCTGTACCGATTGCGGTGAATGCGATGATGTTTGTCCGGTCGATGCTATCAAGTGGCAGTAATTTAGAAAGTTAATTAACTCAAGCGGCCCGATTGAATTCAGGCCGCTTTTTTTATGAGGGCCATAGGATTGTCACCTGTACATAGCGCATCAATCACGACCTCACGCGCGGCAATATGCTCATTCAATACAGCCAGACTAGATTCTACTTTCCCATACATTTTCCAGGAGCCGTTCCCGGAGACAGGTAAATCACATAAACCCATGAAGCCGTAAACGTCTTTGATGGGATAGCCTAGAAAAAATCCTATCTCGTGTGGAAAACCAGCTCCTTGCATTTTCTTTTGAAGATGACGAAGTGCCTCATCGACATTTTCATATTCGTAGCCCAACTGCTTTAGCGCTTTTTGTACTGGTCTCCTAAACAAAACCTTTTCCAACTCTACTGGGTTATAGATCAAGACAAGCCGTCGATCATTCTTTTGTTTTAACTCCAGGCCTAAAACTTTTGAGTCTTTCAGGACTGATGTTTTGTGTTTCTCCCAAAGAGACGACATGTTGCGTCCGCAAGCCAGTTCACGGTCGAGAATATTGATAAGATTGGCCGGTTTGGCTTGGGCAACCACTTCAGCAGCTTGCCAGGCAAGAAAAGATGCTAGGCATTTCTTTTCGTCTGTTTGCTTTATGATGAAAGTAGACCAATGCAAAACAATTCTCCTCTACTTGTTAACTTGTGCTCTTCAACTTAACCTAACTGCTTACAGCTTCTTGATGGCGCCTGACATAGGCGCCATCAAGATCAACGAGAGGTAGATTTTGAAATTACCGATATCCTGCACGATCCATCAGGCGGATTGCCTGTGATTGCAAAGCACCCGCTTGCGTCAAGTTGAAAGGGCTTTCTGTGAATGTGCCCCAAGCGGCGACTTCCTTGTTTGGGGAGACCTCTGGGTTAACTGGATATTCCAGATTGGCATCGGCAAACAGGTTTTGAGCTTGCTTACCAGAAAGCCATTCAAGGAACTTGATGGCTGCTTCTTTATTTTGCGCATATTTTGTTACGCCTGCTCCTGAGACATTAACATGGACACCACTGCCAGCTTGGTTTTGGTTCGGCCAAAAGAGTGCCAGCTTTAGGTCGGGGTTTTTACGCAACAGACGCCCAAAGTAGTAGGTGTTGACGATGGCAACGTCACCTTGACCAGCTATTATTCCTTCCATGGTTTTAGTATCGTTTGAGAACGGATCGGCTGCTAGATTTGCGATCCATGAGCGAACAGTTTGTTCTGTTTTTTCTTCTCCATATTCTGCAATCATCATCGCGACTAAAGACTGATTGTAAACCTTCTTAGAGGTTCGCAGGAGGAGCCTGCCTTTGAACTTCTCATCACCTAACGCGGCGTAGCTCGACAATTCTTTAGGCGCAACGCGTTCAGTGCTATAGACGATTGTGCGGGCACGTTTTGAAAGGCCGAACCATTGATTGTTCTTGTCTCGTAGGTTGAGTGGGACGTTTTTTTTGAGGACTTCCGAATCAACAGCCTGCAATAATCCTTCATTCGCTGCGTGCCAGAGGTTGCCAGCATCAACAGTGATTAGCAGGTCTGCCTTAGTATTTTTACCTTCTGCCTTAAGGCGCTGGAGCAAAGGACCTGCCTTATCAGTGACAAAGTTAATCTTAGTTCCTGTTTGTTTTGTGTACTCATCGAAGAGCGGTTTGATGAGGTGCTCTTTACGAGCTGAATAGACTACGATTTCATCAGCAAAAGCTAGAGAAGGGCCTACAACAAAAACAGCTAAAACTAAGGATGTCACAAGGTACTTAATAAACTTCATGATTTACTTCTCCTAAAAAGTGAAATTGAAAACCGTTATCAAGATAAGGAAAGACGACTTTACCTGTCAAGAAAATTTTATATATTTGTTTATTGTTTTACCGTTAAATATGACTAGAAAGGTAATGAATGGTTTTCTTGTTTATCACGACTTCCGAGAAGAAAACCGGCTTCTTATTGATAGAGGTATTCAGTAAGCTCTCTAATCCGCAAAATGATGGCCACCTGAAAACGGGTGGCCAATCTTATTTCTCAGACTAGGTTGGAACTTTCTAGTACTGCGATAAACTAGGTAGCCTTGGAGGTAATCATGGGCTACCAGGGTTCTTGTCGTCGATACCGCATGGTTGGTCAACAACTCAAAAACGCAAGGCACAAAATTAACCTTCACCCAAGTGTCATCGCAAGCTTTCTTGGCTACACTGACCCTAGCATCATTTTTAATATTGAAAATGGTGATGTTAGGGTTCCACTTAAAGACCTCCCTCAGTTGGCAAAAGTTTTAAAACTACCTCTCTATAGACTCCACATTATTGTAGAAGGCTATTACCCAGGCTTTTCAAGTAAGGCTAGTGAAATAGTTGGCAAGACGATTGAGCCTCTCCCAGAGGATAAATTTTCCGTGGCTATTGTCTTGTCGGCCATCGAACAACAATCACAGATTATGTAATTTTTTTGGAAGGCACAACGGGAGGTATTCAGGAACATCTTTAACGCGCAAAATTATGGCCATCAGGGTACGTTCCTTGGTGGCCTTTTCTAATTTGTCAAAGTGTAACTGCCTTCACGTTCTTAATGCGTCATTCTTAAATTTGATCAGCGCCCTGAGTGAACATGACACAAGTCCAATAAGTGATAAGATAATTAGCAGACACATAAACATCTAAAATAAAAAACAAAATAAAGGGATTCCAACATGACAGAATTCAGCCAAAAAAGTATGGCGTTTCTAGGTGTCAAGGCAGTTGCTCTGCCCGTAATTGACGTAGCAAGAGCAGACAGCTTTTACGGCAAGGTGCTCGGCCTGCCTGCCGCCAACCACCCTGGAGAACCCTACGGATACCTTCTCGGCGAGACGATCTTATTGCTCAAGCAGGATTGGTATGCGGAGCCGAGTTCGGAGCCTAGTCCACGGATTACCTTACAAGTGGATGATGCCCGCACTCTTGTAAAGACGCTCAAAGAGCGCGGTGTAACTATTTCCGATGATGTGGAACCAACCAAAACTGGATTTGTCGGAAGTTTCCTGGACAGTGAAGGTAACAAACTTTGGTTTTGTTCCTATAACTAACAACATATGAGAGGAAAACCGGCTTCTTATTGATAGAGACATTTAGGAAGCTGTTTAATACACAAAACTATGGCCATCAGGGTTCGATCCTTGGAGGCCGTTTTTATTTATCAGGGTATTCAATAATCTCGCGTTTAAGCCAATTTCAGACTTGCCAAACAATGCGAGAGGACTTTCAGTAAATATCCGCTCGAAAGGATCACATTCCCTGCCTGCTTGAAATCCGTTCTTAAAACTCAAGACATCTGATAATCGGTTCTATTCACCAAACAAAAGTAGCCAACTTTGCTCGTTTAGACACTCACGTCATTGATAATGAAGTTGGGTCAAACCTTGACAAGAATACTGCTTCGACTACACTTCGCAATGAAACTGATCTCCAAATTGACCACTCGGGGTGAGTGCCCCAACCCCCTGAAAGTGATTCCTTCTCAATGACACTGCAATTTAAGGAGAGATCATCATGACTGTACCCTTTAGCTACAATACCTATGACTCACTACCTGAAGCTCCATTATTTGACGTTACTTCTACAGATATTGAGGATGGTGGCACTATGCCGCCACCGCAATTAAGTAAGGCGTTCGGTGTTGATGGCGGTGAAGACATCTCACCCTCGCTCAGTTGGTCAGGCTTTCCAGAAGGCACAAAATCCTTTGTAGTAACCTGCTACGATCCAGATGCCCCAACGGTGAGTGGTTTCTGGCACTGGACTGTTTACAATATACCCGCCTCTATCACCTCTTTAGTCACTGGCGCAGGTAACCCTGACGGCTTGTTGCTTCCTGAAGGCGCAAAAATGCTAAAAAGTGATGCAGGTTTTGCCGGCTTCTGTGGAGCAGCACCACCGCCCGGGCACGGCAAGCATCGTTATGTTTTCTGCGTTTCTGCCTTACCAGTTGAGACACTACCAATTGATGCTGAGACCACACCTGCTGTTTGCCAATTTAATATGTTTGGTGTGGGTGTATTAGGTAGGGCCTTTTTAACAGCATACTTTGGGCGTTGATTGGTCAGG contains the following coding sequences:
- a CDS encoding helix-turn-helix transcriptional regulator, with the translated sequence MGYQGSCRRYRMVGQQLKNARHKINLHPSVIASFLGYTDPSIIFNIENGDVRVPLKDLPQLAKVLKLPLYRLHIIVEGYYPGFSSKASEIVGKTIEPLPEDKFSVAIVLSAIEQQSQIM
- a CDS encoding DUF3793 family protein; amino-acid sequence: MHWSTFIIKQTDEKKCLASFLAWQAAEVVAQAKPANLINILDRELACGRNMSSLWEKHKTSVLKDSKVLGLELKQKNDRRLVLIYNPVELEKVLFRRPVQKALKQLGYEYENVDEALRHLQKKMQGAGFPHEIGFFLGYPIKDVYGFMGLCDLPVSGNGSWKMYGKVESSLAVLNEHIAAREVVIDALCTGDNPMALIKKAA
- a CDS encoding metalloregulator ArsR/SmtB family transcription factor, which gives rise to MEKDTCQVNVINKDKVELAQKSMPDSTTLAETAEVFSLLGDLSRIRIVQALSTTELCVCDLAAILETSSSAVSHQLRLLRTKGIVRFRREGKIAYYSLADEHVHQLLSQMIEHIQEC
- a CDS encoding SO_0444 family Cu/Zn efflux transporter: MYNVITGILFECWDILKEAAPYVLFGFFAAGILKALIPEDLVAKHLGQNGTRSVLKASLFGIPLPLCSCGVIPVAIGLRKQGASKGATASFLVSVPETGVDSIAITWALLDPLMTIVRPIAAFITAVVTGVFINMIPDTKEIKATSPQEGCECSSLSNSEGKDLPQKESLGSRIEKGLVYAFSGLLKDIGGWLMLGIGIAGIISFFVPVGFVEQYLGGEYSSLLIMLVIGIPLYICASASTPIAAALVLKGLSPGAALVFLLAGPATNAATMTVVAKHLGKTATVVYTTAIAICSLAMGWVVNRIYSWAGIDVMSWVGHADHTTESLVYPVSAIFLLVLLLKSYLPEKTSDESGCGCHEQPGGG
- a CDS encoding extracellular solute-binding protein, producing the protein MKFIKYLVTSLVLAVFVVGPSLAFADEIVVYSARKEHLIKPLFDEYTKQTGTKINFVTDKAGPLLQRLKAEGKNTKADLLITVDAGNLWHAANEGLLQAVDSEVLKKNVPLNLRDKNNQWFGLSKRARTIVYSTERVAPKELSSYAALGDEKFKGRLLLRTSKKVYNQSLVAMMIAEYGEEKTEQTVRSWIANLAADPFSNDTKTMEGIIAGQGDVAIVNTYYFGRLLRKNPDLKLALFWPNQNQAGSGVHVNVSGAGVTKYAQNKEAAIKFLEWLSGKQAQNLFADANLEYPVNPEVSPNKEVAAWGTFTESPFNLTQAGALQSQAIRLMDRAGYR
- a CDS encoding 4Fe-4S binding protein — protein: MGTHFITDECTNCAACAPVCPVEAISEQGEVHEIEMETCTDCGECDDVCPVDAIKWQ
- a CDS encoding YbhB/YbcL family Raf kinase inhibitor-like protein, with amino-acid sequence MTVPFSYNTYDSLPEAPLFDVTSTDIEDGGTMPPPQLSKAFGVDGGEDISPSLSWSGFPEGTKSFVVTCYDPDAPTVSGFWHWTVYNIPASITSLVTGAGNPDGLLLPEGAKMLKSDAGFAGFCGAAPPPGHGKHRYVFCVSALPVETLPIDAETTPAVCQFNMFGVGVLGRAFLTAYFGR
- a CDS encoding VOC family protein; the encoded protein is MAFLGVKAVALPVIDVARADSFYGKVLGLPAANHPGEPYGYLLGETILLLKQDWYAEPSSEPSPRITLQVDDARTLVKTLKERGVTISDDVEPTKTGFVGSFLDSEGNKLWFCSYN